The stretch of DNA CAAAACGCCTAAAGGTCTTTTCAGCCCAGGATACCCATTACCGGCATTAATTGCCAATAACTACGGCGAAATGCTATCGATACCGATGTACGAATCGGCACTTATGCTGGCAGCGCTAGTGCTATTTGTGGTTGTGTTGCTATTTAACCTAGCCTCGCGGCTTGCCATTATTCGACTCGAACAAAACAGCTAGTAAACTATGAAGAGCAACCGACGACAACAGTGGTTAAACTTGGAGGAAAGAATCTTTGTGGGCCTTATGAAGGCGGCAACCTACGGAATAGCCGCAGTGCTGTTACTTATTATTCTCACCATTCTGGTTAAGGGATTACCGGCTCTCTCGTGGGAAATGGTAAGCCAAACACCCAAGGGAGGCTTCTACTTTGGCAAAGAGGGTGGTATTCTGAATGCGATTGTTGGATCGCTATACTTAGCGGTGGGTTCCACCTCATTGGCATTTTTGATTGGATTGCCCGTGGCGCTCTTCATGAACGTACACCTCCTCAACAAAAAGAAGTTAGTCAATGGAATTCGGTTTATGCTCGATTTACTTTGGGGCGTTCCTTCTATTGTTTATGGAGCATTCGGCTTCACCCTAATGGTGTATATGGGCATGCGCACCTCGCTTCTGGCAGGTATTATAACGGTAACCCTTTTCATCATCCCCATCATGGTAAGATCGATCGACGAAGTGCTCAAAACGGTTCCCAGAGGATTGCTGGAAGCATCGCTATCGCTGGGAAGCACACGATCCGAAACGGCTTTTCGGGTATTCGTTAGGCAATGCTACCCAGGGATAATTACGGCCATCCTTCTGTCCTTTGGCCGGGCCATAGGCGATGCCGCCGCCGTCCTTTTTACCACCGGTTACACCGACTACCTGCCCCAATCCATTAACGACCCTACAGCAACACTCCCGCTGGCC from Williamwhitmania taraxaci encodes:
- the pstA gene encoding phosphate ABC transporter permease PstA; the protein is MKSNRRQQWLNLEERIFVGLMKAATYGIAAVLLLIILTILVKGLPALSWEMVSQTPKGGFYFGKEGGILNAIVGSLYLAVGSTSLAFLIGLPVALFMNVHLLNKKKLVNGIRFMLDLLWGVPSIVYGAFGFTLMVYMGMRTSLLAGIITVTLFIIPIMVRSIDEVLKTVPRGLLEASLSLGSTRSETAFRVFVRQCYPGIITAILLSFGRAIGDAAAVLFTTGYTDYLPQSINDPTATLPLAIFFQLSSPIPEVKARAYASALVLTIIILIISLLSRHLSRKFEKNKIKF